The following are encoded together in the Anopheles nili chromosome 3, idAnoNiliSN_F5_01, whole genome shotgun sequence genome:
- the LOC128726216 gene encoding histidine protein methyltransferase 1 homolog — MFKFSFRVETDEESSEKPTKGAEENKTPHTEEAAETQDKILDVYPCEELCYDPDQPSKRVFNPDVTSIFKPSEDCSVEYLSQLALLDEIFTDDIVTAESDHSDLIPNRYEGGLKVWECTFDLGLFLVQSEERKDVLRGKKVLDLGCGAGILGIEAAQMGAKCVDFQDYNKDVLTKLTMANFELNRNSNEDNGDKQESNPAVRFYSGDWGSFTEKYHNKYDLILTSETIYSTQNYPKLLELFDQKLEPDGVVYLAAKTYYFGVGGGARLFEKAMDSDGRFQHEVAWKCDSGVKREILKITRK, encoded by the exons ATGTTCAAGTTTTCTTTCCGGGTAGAAACAGATGAGGAATCTAGTGAAAAGCCTACAAAGG GGgctgaagaaaataaaacgcctcACACAGAAGAGGCTGCTGAAACACAAGATAAAATTTTAGATGTGTATCCTTGCGAAGAGCTGTGCTACGATCCCGACCAGCCCTCAAAAAGGGTATTTAACCCAGATGTAACTAGCATTTTTAAACCTTCAGAGGACTGTTCTGTTGAGTATCTCAGCCAACTGGCTTTACTAGACGAAATTTTCACCGACGATATTGTGACTGCAGAATCCGATCATTCCGATCTCATCCCGAACCGTTATGAGGGTGGCCTAAAGGTGTGGGAATGCACTTTCGATTTGGGATTGTTTTTGGTACAATCCGAAGAACGAAAGGATGTCCTTCGAGGGAAGAAAGTATTGGATTTAGGGTGTGGTGCAGGAATCCTAGGAATAGAAGCTGCCCAGATGGGTGCCAAATGCGTAGACTTTCAGGACTAT AATAAGGACGTTTTAACCAAACTAACGATGGCAAACTTCGAGCTGAACCGCAACTCGAATGAAGACAACGGCGATAAGCAGGAGTCCAATCCGGCAGTTAGATTTTATTCCGGTGATTGGGGAAGTTTCACGGAGAAATACCACAACAAGTACGACCTCATACTTACCTCGGAAACGATATATTCGACGCAGAACTACCCCAAGCTCCTTGAACTTTTCGATCAGAAGCTAGAGCCCGATGGAGTTGT ATATTTAGCAGCCAAAACATACTACTTTGGagttggtggaggcgcccggttGTTCGAGAAGGCGATGGATTCGGATGGTCGATTCCAACATGAAGTTGCGTGGAAATGCGATTCAGGAGTGAAACGAGAGATTCTGAAAATCACCCGAAAGTGA
- the LOC128726187 gene encoding uncharacterized protein LOC128726187: protein MANVFECVVSGTGSRWMVGTLILTHLIAYNEAGGPGSMIGMGLAALYAAFAGACKSGVKSLQISYIRTTHRVDFFCLFLAKWMDILALFSACAVLVRTLSSSLDAMTGGLARMYILGRNSPANEPWPDVIGVVVIFIVTGMFMLGLENTRIFGFLMMAGVLLVGSLVVIITSLRGNLALFRTEPILPKGVVGLLSGTALSTFTYSNDLLNGNYIKRLLGLVVILLVLLSSELVGACLTMLIKFSSSHDYEAVPILSILELKDFHKLIPAVACLLVLTCSGALLELFPEMYTQIVQLTTSDWRILAKQIGYENRDSGSPTLTIFTGGSLCAMLAFACPLENLTYILAASNILATLLRSFHFLYLPFRPHYLEQQNESSLAYSRLNTGKPTTTSNAPVNSSNGLRSSRRSLWCFKTPRFYASTTALAHHVLSGNRGTVSTSHGFNREEHEREWLLLGEPSSPKGPPHTPPNIESTVLSDQISDIECIALAKPENMDSEDSSTDIDAIVDEYRQKVTVSTAGYSSVGDSLRLPTANSWYLAIIFIVLIMLGSVITATGLMLWDTIMIIAGVNVVFIPATILLLFPRYDQTNSSSTPAMMTCVVTVLASFILFSASFAQSWPALLLWFLAGLFLFIRCDTWCCLCLDRPSSGQTTLITSVSSSKATSIRVPRPPKGTIIQARIAGHS from the exons ATGGCGAATGTGTTCGAGTGCGTGGTAAGTGGCACTGGGAGTCGTTGGATGGTAGGCACCCTGATCCTGACGCATTTGATAGCGTACAATGAAGCCGGTGGGCCTGGTTCTATGATAGGCATGGGTCTGGCTGCCCTCTACGCCGCATTCGCCG GAGCCTGCAAATCTGGCGTCAAATCGCTGCAGATCTCCTACATCCGCACCACTCACCGGGTCGACTTCTTCTGCCTGTTCCTCGCCAAGTGGATGGACATATTGGCCCTGTTTTCCGCCTGTGCGGTTCTGGTGCGAACGCTAAGCTCTTCGCTCGACGCCATGACCGGTGGATTGGCGAGGATGTATATTTTAG GACGAAACTCACCAGCCAACGAGCCGTGGCCCGACGTCATCGGCGTCGTAgtcatcttcatcgtcaccGGAATGTTCATGCTCGGACTGGAGAACACCAGAATCTTTGGCTTTCTCATGATGGCCGGAGTGCTGCTCGTCGGTTCGCTCGTTGTCATCATCACAAGCCTGCGGGGCAACCTGGCTCTGTTCCGCACCGAACCGATCCTTCCAAAGGGAGTAGTTGGG CTCCTCTCCGGGACGGCCCTGTCGACGTTCACTTACTCGAACGATTTACTAAACGGTAATTACATCAAACGTCTCCTGGGATTGGTCGTTATCCTGCTAGTTTTACTATCGAGCGAGCTAGTCGGTGCGTGCTTAACGATGCTGATAAAATTCAG CTCCAGCCACGACTACGAGGCGGTTCCGATTCTCTCCATCCTGGAGCTGAAGGACTTTCACAAACTGATCCCGGCCGTTGCCTGTCTGCTCGTTCTCACCTGCTCCGGTGCGCTGCTGGAACTGTTCCCCGAAATGTACACTCAGATCGTGCAGTTGACTACGTCGGACTGGCGCATTTTAGCCAAACAGATTGGATACGAGAATCGGGACAGTGGTAGTCCAACGTTGACCATCTTCACCGGTGGCAGCTTGTGTGCCATGCTGGCCTTCGCTTGTCCGCTGGAGAACCTCACCTACATCCTGGCAGCTAGTAACATTCTGGCCACGCTTCTGAGGTCCTTTCACTTCCTTTATCTGCCTTTTCGGCCTCACTATCTGGAGCAACAAA ATGAGTCCAGCCTCGCATACAGTCGTTTAAACACTGGCAAACCTACGACTACATCTAATGCTCCGGTGAACTCCAGTAACGGGTTGCGATCGAGCCGAAGAAGTCTCTGGTGCTTCAAGACACCTCGATTCTACGCCTCTACGACAGCTCTAGCACACCACGTGCTCTCGGGAAATCGTGGAACAGTGTCAACCTCGCACGGATTCAACCGGGAAGAACACGAACGTGAGTGGTTACTATTGGGTGAACCGTCCTCACCGAAGGGTCCACCACATACTCCACCGAACATCGAATCGACGGTTCTGTCAGATCAAATCTCAGACATCGAGTGCATCGCGCTGGCGAAACCAGAAAATATGGACAGTGAGGACAGCTCCACGGATATTGACGCCATCGTGGACGAGTACCGGCAGAAGGTGACTGTTTCGACGGCAGGCTACAGTTCGGTCGGTGACTCACTTAGACTCCCGACGGCGAACAGTTGGTACTTGGCGATCATTTTCATCGTACTAATCATGCTTGGGAGTGTCATCACCGCCACAGGGCTTATGCTGTGGGACACCATCATGATCATTGCGGGAGTGAACG TGGTGTTCATTCCCGCCACCATTCTGCTGCTCTTTCCGAGGTACGACCAAACGAACTCCTCATCAACACCCGCCATGATGACCTGTGTCGTTACTGTGCTGGCTTCGTTCATCCTCTTCTCGGCATCATTCGCCCAGTCATGGCCTGCTTTACTCCTGTGGTTTCTGGCAG GTCTGTTTCTGTTCATTCGATGTGACACCTGGTGCTGCCTGTGTCTAGATCGGCCCAGCAGTGGCCAGACGACTCTCATCACCAGTGTATCCTCGTCCAAGGCAACATCGATTCGCGTTCCACGACCACCAAAGGGCACTATCATCCAAGCGCGCATCGCTGGCCACAGCTGA
- the LOC128727698 gene encoding zinc finger protein 583-like yields MPASCVILDCNLKYTHSEDVSFHRFPLKNMELLKQWILFTGRAENWRPTKWSAICSRHFVASDFKDCPFRKILLPFAIPSVRTLASKVHAGDLTEPLPYETVWSEEERPIVRNEDYLPMTYDFDNISANATLCPIASSDCGEEIGVDSDYIQLVEITCRICGVVFSRSEDNLLTDLVQSLDVVRKYLPFVNLDLPNLPGKICLNCSKVVNGFSKFSDNVLRAQSDLEHRFALQSVSTLSKQLPVARSHPETTSAKSMNIKQEPITSINIKEEKIEYAINGVRQKECLASEAVEGTMIIKNQAFGTDPNRFYLFKNMGQDLSNRSTSSPLMKQQNRESSKNCEILEIVNLYPPIVDITSTTVTEVQPYEITLPSVTTTSTSEPLPSVSSYSASTEQFVGSLKVENTTELETDLDQEYYLPDKLVYLNTLEEHSYTKLPIQADDNKDEIFHNMIVVTEQRIETTNVPAAKKDQSTSKKKKTRWTCSCCDITFHRQRRLLAHRELECPGRRKLSTGCRFCPQKFPSWQRLRAHVCFCLKRAMKRKRFELKAVLEKLRQHGAISGSECTPNQEEVVITKYPCSMCDRTYSNASNLRRHLNSHRPQDQWNHKCGVCFKIFDKLYDLKKHIQISPCSNGGNTAIMEDGRVEGPSQDQNHAECSDGSDTVITSSPNTVAERLLYVCSTCYKVFQSYNSLKVHEPIHTGLKAYICETCGKRFSGRSNLWQHRLTHSELRQYGCMLCSKVFKRKGGLSQHVRSIHMKIKPYQCTTCSHEYALKADMTRCRHSRLYDSTTPAC; encoded by the exons ATGCCTGCATCATGTGTTATACTAGATTGTAATTTAAAGTACACGCACAGTGAAGATGTTTCGTTCCACAG aTTCCCGCTTAAAAATATGGAATTGCTCAAACAGTGGATACTGTTTACAGGCCGAGCGGAGAACTGGCGTCCAACCAAATGGAGTGCGATATGCAGCAGACACTTCGTCGCTAGTGACTTCAAGGACTGTCCATTCCGGAAAATACTGTTACCCTTTGCTATTCCTTCGGTGCGTACACTCGCCTCAAAAGTTCATGCTGGTGACCTAACTGAACCACTACCATATGAAACCGTCTGGTCCGAGGAAGAGCGTCCAATTGTACGCAATGAAGACTACCTTCCTATGACCTATGACTTCGATAATATATCGGCCAATGCAACGCTGTGTCCCATCGCTTCTTCGGATTGTGGTGAAGAAATTGGAGTTGACAGCGACTATATTCAGCTGGTAGAGATTACGTGTCGGATCTGCGGGGTGGTATTCAGCCGATCCGAGGATAATCTTCTCACTGACCTTGTGCAATCCTTAGACGTAGTGAGAAAATATCTTCCATTTGTAAATCTTGATCTACCAAATTTGCCTGGAAAAATTTGTCTGAACTGTTCGAAAGTCGTAAATGGGTTCTCCAAATTTAGTGATAACGTGCTTCGGGCACAATCTGATTTGGAACACCGATTTGCGTTACAAAGTGTTAGTACGTTGTCCAAACAATTACCAGTAGCTAGAAGCCACCCTGAAACGACATCTGCCAAATCCATGAACATCAAACAAGAACCGATCACAAGTATAAATattaaggaagaaaaaattgaataCGCTATCAATGGAGTTCGTCAAAAGGAATGCCTTGCCTCGGAAGCGGTTGAAGGAACCATGATTATTAAAAATCAGGCTTTTGGTACCGATCCAAAcagattttatttattcaaaaatatGGGTCAAGATCTCTCGAATAGATCGACATCCTCTCCATTGATGAAGCAACAAAATCGGGAATCCTCCAAAAATTGTGAAATACTCGAGATAGTCAATCTGTATCCCCCCATCGTTGACATTACTAGCACTACAGTAACAGAAGTGCAACCGTATGAGATCACGTTGCCATCGGTTACAACGACAAGTACATCCGAGCCGCTTCCATCTGTTTCGTCTTACAGCGCTAGTACGGAACAATTTGTGGGGAGTCTTAAAGTAGAAAACACAACCGAGCTAGAAACAGATCTAGACCAAGAATATTATCTCCCTGACAAACTCGTTTATCTGAATACGCTCGAAGAGCACAGCTACACCAAGCTACCAATACAAGCGGATGACAATAAGGacgaaatttttcacaatatGATTGTCGTCACCGAGCAAAGGATTGAAACTACGAACGTACCTGCAGCGAAGAAGGACCAATCGAcctcgaaaaagaaaaaaacacgttggACGTGTTCGTGCTGCGATATAACGTTTCATCGGCAGCGTCGTCTATTGGCCCATCGAGAGCTAGAATGTCCCGGACGCCGAAAATTGTCCACTGGCTGTCGGTTTTGTCCACAAAAATTTCCATCTTGGCAAAGGCTACGAGCTCATGTGTGTTTCTGTCTGAAACGGGCCATGAAACGTAAACGATTTGAACTGAAAGCAGTTTTAGAAAAGCTAAGGCAACATGGTGCAATATCTGGTAGTGAATGTACGCCGAATCAAGAGGAGGTTGTTATTACTAAGTACCCATGTTCCATGTGTGACCGGACGTATTCAAATGCATCAAATTTACGTCGTCATTTAAACTCCCACCGACCACAAGATCAATGGAATCACAAGtgcggtgtttgttttaaaatcttCGACAAATTGTACGATTTAAAGAAGCACATACAGATCTCTCCCTGTTCCAACGGGGGTAACACCGCCATCATGGAGGACGGTCGCGTAGAGGGTCCTTCCCAGGATCAAAATCATGCTGAATGCAGTGACGGCTCTGATACGGTTATAACGTCATCCCCCAATACCGTCGCAGAACGATTGCTGTACGTGTGCTCGACCTGTTACAAGGTGTTCCAGTCGTACAACAGCTTGAAGGTGCATGAACCGATCCACACCGGATTGAAGGCGTACATCTGCGAAACGTGCGGGAAGCGTTTCTCCGGCCGATCCAACCTGTGGCAGCATCGTCTGACGCACTCGGAACTACGCCAGTACGGGTGCATGCTATGTTCAAAAGTATTTAAGCGAAAAGGAGGCCTTAGCCAGCACGTGCGATCTATCCACATGAAGATTAAACCGTACCAGTGCACCACATGTAGCCACGAATACGCCCTGAAGGCCGATATGACCCGCTGTCGGCACTCACGTCTGTACGATTCGACGACCCCTGCATGTTAG